GGCGGTCCACCGCGAAAGCGGCGGCACCTACGGCGCGCTCCGCGTCCACGCCGAACTCAAGGCGTGGCAGCGGTTCTACAACGAGGTCCGGCCCCACGGCGGGATCGGAGGCCGCCCGCCGCTGGCCCAGTACCGCCGAGCCGCCGACCGGGTACCGACACGGTCCGCCGTCGCCGCGGACTACGACCCGAGCC
This genomic stretch from Bacteroidota bacterium harbors:
- a CDS encoding integrase core domain-containing protein, with the translated sequence MEEHQGSYNVRAKCEALGVSPSGYYAWRSRPESDRAQADRRLLVEVRAVHRESGGTYGALRVHAELKAWQRFYNEVRPHGGIGGRPPLAQYRRAADRVPTRSAVAADYDPS